A genomic window from Quercus lobata isolate SW786 chromosome 10, ValleyOak3.0 Primary Assembly, whole genome shotgun sequence includes:
- the LOC115963964 gene encoding uncharacterized protein LOC115963964 has product MDDYDLDLDEMELVAAAAGYYYHNSTTKQPRNLSPHGSSFMTEVLNGHDDGCREMFRMDKHVFHKLCDILRQRGMLRDTAGVMIEEQLAIFLNIIGHNERNRVIQERFQHSGETISRHFNNVLRAIKSLSREFLQPPPLNTPSEILGNNRFFPYFKDCIGVIDGMQIPAHVPAKDQSRFRNRKGILSQNVLAACTFDLQFIFVYPGWEGSAADSRVLRAVLDDPDQNFPQIPEGKYYLVDTGYSNMEGFLAPYQGVRYQLHEFKGANQLPRNGKELFNHRHSSLRNVIQNSFNVLKTRFPILKLAPQYGFHIQRDIVIAACVLHNYIRREERNDWLFTSVEGVMVDELPEFDELPDMQLSSPIQEQVAFSLRESIAAAMWDDFINNWDEW; this is encoded by the exons ATGGACGACTATGACTTGGATTTGGATGAGATGGAATTAGTTGCAGCAGCTGCTGGCTACTATTATCATAATAGCACAACTAAGCAGCCTCGTAATTTATCACCTCATGGAAGTAGTTTCATGACTGAAGTGCTTAATGGTCATGATGATGGATGTCGGGAAATGTTTCGGATGGATAAACATGTATTTCACAAGTTATGTGACATTCTTCGACAAAGAGGCATGTTACGCGACACGGCCGGGGTTATGATAGAGGAGCAGCTGGCAATTTTCTTGAACATCATTGGTCATAATGAACGTAATAGAGTAATCCAAGAGCGGTTTCAACACTCAGGCGAAACCATTAGTCGGCATTTTAATAATGTGTTAAGGGCAATCAAGTCACTGTCACGTGAATTTTTACAACCTCCTCCTCTCAACACTCCTTCAGAAATCCTTGGAAACAACAGATTTTTCCCATATTTTAAG GATTGTATTGGAGTCATTGATGGTATGCAAATTCCTGCACATGTCCCAGCAAAAGATCAATCTCGATTTCGTAATAGAAAAGGTATTCTATCTCAAAATGTATTGGCAGCTTGCACATTTGACCTACAGTTCATATTCGTTTATCCTGGTTGGGAAGGCTCGGCCGCAGATTCACGAGTATTAAGGGCAGTCCTAGATGACCCAGATCAGAATTTCCCTCAAATTCCTGAAG GAAAGTATTATCTTGTGGATACTGGTTATTCAAATATGGAAGGATTTCTTGCTCCATATCAAGGGGTTCGGTACCAACTTCATGAATTTAAAGGTGCTAATCAGTTACCTAGAAATGGGAAGGAATTATTCAATCACAGGCATTCTTCTCTAAGGAATGTCATTCAGAACTCTTTTAACGTGTTGAAAACTCGATTTCCCATTCTCAAACTTGCCCCTCAATATGGTTTTCATATACAAAGGGACATAGTTATAGCTGCGTGTGTTCTGCATAACTACATCCGGCGAGAGGAAAGAAATGATTGGTTGTTTACTAGTGTAGAAGGGGTGATGGTGGATGAATTGCCTGAATTTGATGAACTTCCTGATATGCAATTGTCTTCTCCAATACAGGAACAAGTGGCTTTCTCATTACGAGAGTCAATTGCTGCGGCCATGTGGGATGACTTCATAAACAATTGGGATGAGTGGTGA